Genomic DNA from Oryzomonas sagensis:
GTTTGCCGGGGAGCCTTTTCATTGCCAGTACCCGAAAGGCATCGATACCGGAGAATTTTTTCAGTTGCACGATCCGTTCGCTGTTGCCCGGGTCCCTCAGAACCCTCTCCCGGTAATCCAGGAGCAGGGCCAGGACGATGGACAGCAGGAAGCTCACCGCTCCGGCAATCGCAACCATGGCGGTCCGTTTCGGCTTTGCCCTTTTCTCCGGCTGCACCGCCCTGTCGATGACCTGAATTACCGCCGCGTCCCGGGCCTCGTCCAGCTTTGCTGCTTCGTACTGTTTGAGCAGCAGATCGTGCAAGGACTCATTGAACTTCAGGTCCCTCAATCTTCTGACGTATTCCGTGCCAACCGAAGGCATGCGGCCGGTGGACATCATCGGGTCGTTTCCGGTGCCATGTTTCGACTCAAGCTTTGACAACTCGGCTTTCATCCCGCTTAGGGTCGCTTCAGCCTTTTGCAGGTCAGGGTTGTTCGCCTTCGAATAGGTCTTCAACACCTTTATTTCCACTTCCTTGGCGGCTATCCCCGCGCGCAGCTCGGAAATATTCTTGATGACCGCTTTCACCTGCTCTTCCACGTGCAGCGCCCCGGTTTTTTCCTGGAACCCTTTCACCCTTTCCTCGGCCTTGATGAGCGCTTCCTTTGTCTCCTTCAACTGTTCTTCAAAGAAGAATCTCCTTTGGGCGGCCTCGGTGACCGCAAGGCCCTTCGTCATGCCCTTCAGCTCCTCCACAAAGGCATTCGCCATATCGGCGGCCCTCTGGGGGACCCTGTCCTCCACCGAGATCACAACGACATTGCTCTTAGCATCACCCTGCACATTGATATTGTTAGTGAGGTGTTTCCTCGCGTCTTCGGACGTTTTGACGTCATAAAGCTTCCTGAGGTCGAACCTCCTGATGATGTTGTCAAGCACGGTCCTGCTCTGGAGCATGCCCACATAGAGATCGGTCTGGCTGGTGCCGAGCATGCCGCTCAGCCCCGACAGACCGCCGCCGACCTGGCTCAACAGCTGGGAGGCCGTCCCCGCGTTGTTCTGCTGGGGCGGCAGGATCCTGGTTTCGGCCCGGTATATCTTTGGCAACATAAGACCCGCTATCGCCGTGACGGCCATGCAGGCGAGGGTTATCCCCACAATGAGCCGTTTCCATTTCATGATGACGATCACATAATCGAGGAGATTTATCTCATCCTCTGCATGGTGGGTCTTTTCGGTTTGCAACGCGGTCTCCTTCAAAATACGACGATCAATACGCCGGCGGCCACGGCGATCTGGTACATGATCTGGGTTATGTCCTTGATGTTGCGCATCCAGGCGATCCGGTCGAGCTGCTCGGGGACGACGACGGTGTCTCCGGAACCCAGGCGCTGGCCGAAGCCGAGGAAACTCCCGCCCGCCTTGAGAGCGGTGCCGTTCGCCTGCAGGATAAAGACGTTGCCCTTGTCCGCATTGGAGGTGTAGCCCCCGGCCAAGTCCACGTAGTAGCCGTATTCCTTGCTCTGTTCGTAGACAAAGGCGCTTTGATTGTAGACCGAACCGATCACCTGGACGGTCTTGGGGTCCGAAGGCACGGTGATGGTATCGCCCTGCTCCAGCTCGATATCGTAGGCCGACCCCCGGAAGGTGGTCATTTCGGTGATGTTCAGGGCGATCCGCCCCTTGGCCCTGGCCGCCTTGAGCTGTGCAATGAATTGCCTTTTCTGCTCCAGTTCGAACTGGACCATCCGGGCATCGTCCGGGGACGAAGCGGTGGCGACCTGGGCGGCTCCGGCACCGCTCAGTTCCCGCTCAAGCCGTTCCGCCATCTCGTTGATCTGCCGCTGCTGCTGCTCCCGGACCCGTTCCCTGGTAAACATGGCGCCGCGCAGGTACGCCCGCGGGGTGAAGCCGCCGGCCCGCTCAATCAGGGATGACAGGGGCTCCCCCTGCTTGAAGGTATAGGTTCCGGGAAATCTGACTTCGCCCTTGATGGCCGCGGTCCGGTAGATGCTCCATTCGGGAATGGTCCGCACCAGCAGGTAGTCGTTCGTCTGCAGCGGCACATTGTGCTGGGGGGCGCCTGCCAGGGCCTTGGCAAGATCGATACTGAATATGTCGGTCTTCGGCCCTGACTGAGTCGCCGTTACCCGCGTCATTTCGGCCTGGTCGGACGTGTAGTAAAGCAGTCCGCCCGCCAGGGAGATGATGTCCTTGACCGTTGTCACGCCGGGGGTAACGCCGTATTCCCCGGGGTTGGCAACCGCACCGGTAACCGTGACGGTCTTGGAGTTGTCGGCAACCGCGAAGATCTTTGCCAGGTCGCTATCCTGGAGCACGAGGTTCTTTGCCGGATTATGTTCGATGTCGAGGAGGTCGCCCTCGAACACGATCCTGGAATGATGATCTTCGGTCCGCTGAATCTGCACCCGGCCTTTGTAGGCGGTCCCGGTGATGCCGCCTGCCATCGCGATGAGGTCGAGCAGCCTGGTTTCGCCCTTCAACTCGTAGATCGCGGGGGTATTGACCGTCCCGGCAATCCCGGCAAGGGGGCCGACGGGCGGGATGAAGATCACGTCCTCGGGCATGAGCCGGAGATCCCTGGTCTTGTCGCCCTGCAACAAAAGATCATAGAGGTCGAAGGTAACCACGGTCTTGCCGTTCCTCTTGACCTGTATGTTCCGCATCGAACCGGTTTTCAGCGGTCCGCCGCTTTCGAACAGGGCATTGATGACGGTGGAGAGCGACGATATGGTGTACGCTCCGGGCCGTTGCGCATTCCCCACCACATAGACCTGGATGGTTCTCAGGGGGCCCAGGCTGACGTTCATGTCAAAGCCGCCATAGTATTTGGAAAATTTTTTGTGCAGAAGTTCTTTCAATTCCTTGAAGGAGACCCCGGCGACGCCAAACACGCCGATCTTCGGCAGGCTGATGGTGCCGTCGTTGTTGACGACGACACTCCAGTTCCCTTCGAACCGCCCCCACACGTCGATCTTGATTGCGTCGCCGGGGCCGACGACATAGTCGGGACCGACCGGAACATTTGGGGACGGCGCAAATGTGGACGGCGGCTTGGCAAAAAGATCGTAGCCGAACTGGCCGATATCGAGGGATATGGCTGCCGGACTTTTGCCGGAGACATATCGTTCAAAATCGGATTTTTCCCCGGGGGCTCTCGGTACGGTGCCGAGGGGTGTCGGCGCTTGCCCGGAAGGCTGGGGAGACAATGGTTGCCCCTGCTGGGCGGCTTGAGGGACGGATTTGCCCTGGACGTCCATCGGTCGTGAGGACTCCGCAGACGCAGGTGTTGTTGCCGACGCCCCTGTACCGGGAAGCGCCAGATGCGCGCAGAACATGAGGACAATAAACCGGCAGGCAAGCACAAGGACCTTGTTCCGTCGTTTCATGGAGGCGCGTCGCATGGAATCAATTCCGATCGTTGTTGGTGGTTTTAACGTCAATATTTGAAATTAGTATATCCGATCGTAACGCCTTGTCTTATCGGTGTTTGTCTGATATTTGCATCAGCGCGGTTCTGAAGGAAGACAGAAATACGCCTGGTATTTACCGATTCAATTCGTGCTCTATTTCGCGTACCACTGCCCGCTCCTCGGCGGCCTGTGCCTGCACCTCCCTGAGGGCTGAGTTCAACACGCCGTCAAATGAACTCGTCGTTCCACCGTTTTCACCAATGAAACTCCTGGCTCCTTCCATACGGGCAAAGGCCCACGTGGGCAGTGCGGTCATCACGCCCTGCTTCTTGCCGCCAACGACCCAGATGGCCGTCGTTACATCCACCAGCTTTTTGGTCGTGTAATCGGCAACCATGAGCGACCTGACCTGTTTTCCCCTGTTCCGCTGCATTTCCTCAACTGCGCAGTGGAGACTACAGACGCCGACGGTGGTTCCATCGGCATACATGACCAGCATCCGGCTTCGGGCAAAAGCGGTCCTGTCCATGCCGCACCGTTTACAGGCCTTCGGCCCTTCAACCGTGTCCGGAACGCCTGCGAGGACGAAGGTTGACAGCAAGATCAGCATAAGGAACACGATGTAATGTTTCATAGCGGCACCTGTCGAATGGATTCTTTGCCAATCTGATCTATCGCCGAGTGGCAGGTATGTTCCGTCAGCCCTCGAACGCTTTGCCGTCCCGCATCTCGATCAGTCTGCCGCCGAGCCTGGCAAGGTCGGGGTTGTGGGTCACCATGACGATGGTGAGCCCCGCGTTTCTGTTGAGATTCCGCAGGATCTCGCCGATTTCCCCCGACCGTTTCGTGTCCAGGTTTCCCGTCGGCTCATCCGCCAGAAGAATCTCGGGGCAGTTCACCAGGGCCCGGGCGATCGCCACCCGCTGCATCTCCCCCCCCGAGATCTGCCCGGGCAGATGGTTCATGCGGTGCCCCATGCCGAGCATCTGGAGGAGCCGGTCCGCCTCCCCCTCCACCCGGGGCTTCCGGTAGAACGCGAGCGGCAGGGCCACGTTTTCGCGGACCGTGAGGGTCGGGATGAGGTAGAAGTTCTGGAAGATATAGCCGAACATCTCCCGGCGTATCCGCGTCAAGGCCCGCTCCCCCAGGGCCTGTCCCGTGCCGAAGATCTTTTTGCCGGCGAGTTCCAGTTCCCCGGTGGACGGGTTCTCCAGGCAGCCCAGGAGGTTGACCAGGGTGGTCTTCCCCGACCCGGACGGTCCCATGAAGGAGACGAACTCTCCGCGCCGGATCGTGAGCGATACCCCGTCAAGGGCCCGGATCTCCTCGTTGCCGCGCGAATAGATTCTCGTCAGACCGCGCGCCTCCATCGCTACGCCATTTCCGGCCATCATCCTTCCCTCCGTATGGATTCCAGGGGACGTACCCTGCCGGCCCGCCAGGCCGGATAGATTCCGCTCATGAGCCCCACCCCCACGATGACCGCCATGGTCAGGAGGGCAAGACGCATGTCGATGGCCACCAGATTCCCGCCGGGGGCATAGGGGAGGACGCGTCTGACCAGGAGATCGGAGAGCCGGGCAAAGGCGAAGGCCAGGCCGATCCCCGCGATGCCGCCGCAGGTGCAGAGGATCAATGTTTCGGTCCAGACGAGGCGGAAGATGTCCCCCGGCATCGCCCCCATGGTCTTCATGATGCCGATCTCCTGCATCCGTTCGAGCACCGACATGAGAACGGTGTTCACGACGCCGACCATGGCGATCAGGAGGGCGATGATCGCGATGGACAGCACCATAACGCGGGCCGTGGCGATGAGCTTCATGATCGTCTGCTTCACCTGGGTGAAACTCACCACCTGTACGTCCGGGAGCTGGTACAGGGCATTCTCCAGCTTGGCGCTGTCCGCGCCCTTTTTTACCTTGATCCCGATGGTGGTGATCTTGTCCGTGGCGGCGATCCCCTGCAGGGTCTTCAGAGGGCAAAAGATCGTGCCGTCGTCCTGGGTCCCGCTCCGTTCCAGAATGCCCACCACCTTGAGCTGGACGTTCTTTTCCGGGACGAGGATCATGTCCCCCACCTCACGCTGCTCCAGTTCGGCAGCCTCGTACCCCATGACCGCCTCGGCAGCCTGTGCGTCGCGGAACCACCCCCCCTGGCGGAAGCGGAGGAACGGCTTCATAGCCGGGAACGTGGCGGGATCAACGCCGTAATAACCGGCGATCCCGCCCCCGTCCCCCTTGTTGGGGTCGAAGAACGCCTGCATCAAAATCGGGGTGACCCTGTCCACCTCCGGTTTGTCGACTATGGAATCCACCATGGACCGTGCTATGTAGCGCAGCCCCGTACCCCCCTGCAGCATCATGGTGGCAGCCTCGTAGGGGCATCCCTTGGCCATGACCATGAGCTGGTATCCCATGTTGTCGATGTCGCGGTTCAAGGCGTTCTCGTAGCCGCGGTTGAAACCGAGCAGGCTCACCAGGACCCATGAGGAGAGCATGATGCCCACCAGGGTGAGAAGGGTACGCATCTTTTTTCGCAGAAGGTTTTTGTAGGCGATCTGGAATCTGCTGATCATATCTTTACCTTTCAGCCGAATAGAAGAACTCGTCCATCAGGACGAGGTTTTTTTTCACCGCCCGGAGCAGGCCGAAAAAATCGGTCGCCGCCTCGGGCGCCGGATTCTCTATGGCGGCCACCCTGCCCGTGCCCCTGCCGCCGACGGTGTCGTAGCGCTCGAAATCCCTGATGGAAAGCCCCACGAACTGCCTCCCGAACCGGGGAGAGGTGAACTTCCTCGCCCATTGCCCCGCCATCCTCTGGATATAGAACGCCCTGATGGTGCCGGCCATGTCCAGGGAGACGAAGACCTCCAGGACACCGAACTGCCCTTTCTGATTCACGCCGTGGATGTAGCCGATCTGCTTCTTCCCCTTGTAGATCTCGTAGAGGGTGTAGGGGACATTGAGGGGGGCATAGAGGCTCGGCGCACCCCCGAGTCGCGATTCGACCTTCCGCAGCAGCGGCTCACCTCCACGGGTGGCGAACGAGAAGTAGGCCGTCTTGAAGCTCGTGGATTCCGGGAAGAGCCTGGTCACATCGTTGACGGGATTGTTCAGTTCGCAGTTGACCGCCGCCGGGACCGGAGCGGCCAGGACAAGGCACAAAAGCACTGCCCACCAGACGGGCGCGAGCGCCGCCCGGCGCCTTGATCCTTTGTCGGCATGAGATGTCATCGTTCCCCCATCGCAGTTCGTCGGCAACCAGACCTTCCGGCAGGGATCACCGGGTCGTCCAGCCGCTCCCCCAACTGTTCTTCACGAGCCCGCTCTTCGAGAGCCGGACGATGTAGCATTCCCTCGATACATACCGCTGCCCCGGGCCGAAGCTGAGGCGTTCATACAGGGGGACATCCAGGTCCATGATCGTGCCGATCGCATCGAGGAGATTGTCGCGGTAATAATTCCCTTTCATCTCCCATAGCGCCGTATCCAGGACCAGGGTGAGTATGTATGACTGCTGCGATATCCTGGTCGTGGCCACGGCGTTCGCCTCGGGGTTGAACTTTTTCACCCCCATGGTCGGCGAGGTATTGACCTTGTCCTGGGGCGACCGGGACATGCCGTAGGGATAGGTGAGGTAGGTGAAGCCCCGGGCCTTCTCATCCAGGGAAAACAAGCCACTGCCCAGGTAGGTCGATGAAGCCAGGACCATGGCCGGCCTGTCCTTCCCGTCGGCCGCGGCCGCCAGCGCCTTGAGCGATTCCGGCCCGTCCCACAGGATAATGGCGGCCGGGTTCTCCCGGGCCTGCTCCTGTTGCAGGAATTCCCCGGTCAGCGCCTCACCCTGCTTGAGGGTGACCGTCACCGGAGGCTTTTGTTCGAAATCGCGCCAGCTTTCCAGAAATCCCTGGGAAAGCGCCCGGCCTTCCGGGGTATCGCGGACAACCTGGATTACCGGCCTTCCCTTGAGCTCCTCCCTGGCGGCGAGGAAACGGGCGGCACCTTCTCCCTCCAGATAATACCCCTTTGACAGGTACAGGGTATACCAGTCGGTCGGGGATATGACCGGATAGTCGGTAATCGGGAAGATGCACGGGATGCGGTTCTCCTCGCAGAACTGGTGCACCGGCTGCCACTCCCCGGTCGTAATCCCACCCAGGATGGCGAATACCGGCTCCTTGCGGTAGTACTCCGCCAACTGGTCGCGCCAGGTTCCGGGGGGCCCTTTGAGCACCCAGCGGGACAGGGCCAGTTTCTTGATCCCGATCCCTCGCAGCATGAACTCTATGTCGGCCATGATGCGGGACCGGTAGCCCGCTGACCTCGACATGAGCCCGACCTGCCGCGGGTCGCGATAATTCGTCTGGTTCTTGTTCCTGATGAAATTCTCCAGGGGGGCCAGCATCGCGTTCCGCTCCCCGGGGCCGACGTCATCCGCGACGATCGTCGCAAAGTGGACGGTCGTGTCCGTCACTCCCGGCGAATACTCGCTGGACAGCGATCTCAGGTAGAAGATGAGGGACTTCATGTCCGCGTCGCTCAGGATGTAACGCGGCATGACGTCGCTCAGGACGCGTCCGGCCGAATCGACGCCGTTGCGCACTGCGGCGGCCAATGTCGCATCCGTATAGACCGGGCGGCGTTGGGCCGACCGGTGGGATTTCAGGGTTTGCTCGATAACCTGGGAGGGGGGGAGGGGGACGGCCTTGTTCGTGGGGGTCGAGTAGGCCTGGAAGGGTTTGAAGAGCTTGGCGCCGTTTATGGAAGGGGTGACGACGCCGTTGTCGGTCGAGCCGAGTCCGCTGCGCAGATGGCAGCTCACGCAGGCATAGGTCGTGCCGGGGATTGCGGCGCCGTCCTTGAGGGTGGCCGGCAGCGGTTTCCCCGACGGCAGGACCCCCTCGCGGTAGATCCGCTCTCCCTGACGAAACGCCTCCTGGAAAGATGGGGAAGAGGCAGGTGGCGCAGCGAAAGAGCGTGCCGGCCTGAACAAAAGGGAAAGGACGGCAAGGAAGGCCGCTACGACCGTGAGACACCGCGCGTGACCCTGTTTCATCGGATTTTCCATATGATCACTATCTCCTGACCGGGTCCCATGGGATGTATGCTTGGGAACCTGTTCGTAACCGTGCCCGGACATCTAAAGATCAAACAGGTAGGCGCCGCGGAACACCGTCTTCCCCTGCTTCACGAAGGTGAGGCTGACCTCCCAGTCGCCGGGCATGACCAACCTCACGGGGAGGAGGTAGGCCCCCTTTGCGGAACGGGAGAAATCCTTGTCGCCGCTGGCATGGGCTCCCCTCATGGAGGGCATGTCCGCATCCCCCTTGACGGCGAACGACGTGTCGCGCACGCCGCCAAGGGTGAATATCTCCACCCGCATGACGGCCGTCCCCAGTTTCGGCGGTTTGACGAAGCTGTAGGTGAAGTAATTCTGCGCCCCAAGGGGTATCTTCTCCCCCGGTTTCGGAAGGGGCTGAAAGCCGCTTCGCATGCTGGATAGGGGCGCGGCAGGGGCTCCCGACAACAATACGGCGTCTGTGATGAGCACAACCATCAGCGCAGGGATTACAATCCTCATACCATGCTCCTCCTGAATCAGTGGGACGTAGGGGCGATCTCCCCTTGGGCGGCGGCCAGCGCCTCGGCCCAGTTCGCGGTCGTTCCACCATTGGCCGCAATGAACGAGCGGGCCGCGGCTTCTGTCCCGAAGGCCCATTTGGGACGTTGGGTCATGACCCCGCGCTTCCTGCCGCCGATCACCCAGATCGCCTTCCCGGCATCGATCAAAAGCCGCGTGTCGCGGTCGGCGACCAGGATCGAGGTTACGGGACGCCTCTTGTTGGCATCCAACTCGGTAACGGCGCAGTGCAGGCTGCATACCCCCGCCCGGCCGCCGTCCCGATAGTGGATCAGCATCCTGCTGTAACCATAGGCCTTGCGATCCATGCCGCACGTGGTGCAGGAACGGTGTTCCCGGATGTCGTCCTGGGCCGGTGCGGGAGCGGCCAGGCAGGCGAATGCGCCGATGGCAAAGGTGAGTATCACGAGTATTCTGGAAATCATTTTTTGCCCCTTGCGTCAGGATTGAAACGGCTACGGCAATGCGGCAAGAACGGCGTCGAACCGGGAACCGTTCTGGTAGTCCTCACTCATCCGGATGATGCCGGTGCTGTCGATGACGACGGTGGTCCCCATGGTTGCCTGATAATTATTGAGCAGGACATGCCCCGTGTCCGCCAGGACCTGGAAGCTGCCGGCAAAACCGTTCGCCGCGGCCGAACCGGCGGCGTCCGCGACGGAGCCGGAAACGTAATCAACGGCATAGAAGCCGACAGCGGGATAGGAGGGCATCGTGCCGCGGATGCTGTCCATGTGACTGTCGCAGACCGGGCACCACATGGTGAAGTACAGGACAATGCCCTTCCGGGCGGCGAGTGCCGACGCAAGGGTAACGGTTGCGCCGCTGGTGTCGCTAACCGAGAAATCGGGCGCCCGCTGGCCCACGGAGGGTCCTGTGGAGCCCGGCTGGACCGGGGGCCGCTTGTCCTCCCCGGAGGGGAACAGGTTATCGCCGCACCCGGCCAGGACCAGCATCGCGAGCAGCAGGCAGCAGTGTCTAGCGAAACGCATAGCGGACCCCCACGGTGATGATATCGGTGGTGGGAAAATTCTTCCCCCAGCCGTCCGCCTGGATGGCATGGTTCCATCCGGCCCGCACGGTCCAGTCGCTGTCGGTGTTGGCATAGGCAAGGGTTCCCCCAACCGACTGTTTCGTGAAGGCGGTCGTGCCGTCCCGCATACCGTTGAAGCTGCCGTCCCCCTCGGTCAGGTACGTATAGGAGACGGTGCCGATCACCTGGTCACCGCCGGTGCCCAGGACATAGCTGTAGCTCAGGGACGCGCCTACCGACAACCGGTCTCCCAGCTGTTTGCGGTACGGCTCCACGTATCTGCCGTACTCCCGGTTGACGGAACGTTCGAAATAGGTGCCGTAACTCAGGGCAACGGAGGCGCTCCAGGGCTGGATGGTCTTTTCGATGAGCAGGTTGCCGTCGAGGCGGTAGAATCCACGGCCGGTGATGTCGAAACTGCTCTTCTCGTCGTCGTAGGGGGAGATGCCGGTGGGGAGGAGGAGGGACAGCCCCAGGTTGACGGACGGGATCATGTCCTCCGGTTCGCGCACCCGCCAGGCCGACGTGTCCTCAAACAGCTCGTACCACAGGGAAACCGTGGCGTCGCCGAGGCCGTCCGAGTGGGAGGAAACCCCGGAATAGTTGTTGTCGTTCCACACGTAGGGAAGTACGACGCTCGCCTGCCAATCCCTGAAAAACCTCTGGGCGTATCCCAGGTTCACGCGGTACTGCTTCAGGTCCGATCCGGGCGGATCGGGGGTGTGCCTGCCGTCCTGGTTCCAGAAGCCGTCGTAGATCTCCATGTCAAGGGAAAGGTCGGCCACGGCCCGGGCGTATTTCGGCACGAGCAGGGAGGTGGGGGAACCGCCGCCGCAGCAGGAGCCTGCCCAGGAAGGTCGCGGGACGATTGCGGCGCCCCCTGCCAGGAGGGCTGCCGCAATCATGAGTGCCGGCATACGGCCGATCTGCCGTGGCGCGCCCATGTCAGGGGATGACGGTGAAGCTCTGGTAGCCGTTCGTTGCGGAGGGGGCGGCGCCGTCGGTCGTCTTCTGCTCGCCGTTGACCGTGACCTTGACGTAGACCTTGCCGGGCACCCCGGACGAAAGCCCGGTCAGCCCGGCGGCCGACCAGTGGCCGTTGCCGCCGTCCGTGGCGCTGACCCAGTTCGCGGCGTCGGTGGATACCTGGACGGCTATGGCGTTGACCGTCCAGGTTGCGCCGGTCTGGTCCTTCAGTTGGCTCCCCACCTTCACCGCAGGGAAGCTCATCATGGTTTCCTTGGTGGCGAGGAACAAGCCGAAGGTGTAGCTTCCCCCGGCACCGCTGGCAAGGCCGTCGTTGAACAGGTAGTAGGTCCGTTTCTCTGCGCCGGTCATGCCCGGTATGGCGTCACTGACGCCGGAGAGCTTGGCGAGGGTGGTGCTCCCCATGGGCATGGCAACCGTGGGATAGAAGGAGGCCGTCTCGCTGCCGATCATCACCTTCAGTTCCCAGACCCCCATGGAGAGGCCGTTCATCATGTTGGCCATGACATAGTAGACCGTGCAGGTATAGGTCCCGTCTCCGTTATCGATAACCGGATCAGCGGGGGTGGAATGGTTCCCGCTCGACATGTGCATCAACGGTTGCAGGGAAACGGGTTTCCCGGCAGCCGGCGTGCCGCCGCCCAGGTTGGTCAGCTTGATCCTGAAGCTTGTCCTGCCCTGGACGGGAGCCATCGTGCCGGGAATGTATTCGACCCGGTAGCTCGTGGTCAGTGCGGTCTTGTTGAAGGGAAGGGGGCCGAGCTTGTCGATGGTCAGCCTGGTCTTGTTCAGGCTGCTGCTTTGGAATTCCACCAGGGCTGTGGTGTAACGGTTGGCTATGTCCTCAGGGATGGCTGTCCCCGACGCCGTGGACACCGCAGCACCTAATTTCCTGCCGTCGAGCGTGCCATCGGCAAGGTCGTCGGCCAGGACATCGATCAGCTCGAACTGTTTGGACGGGTCGTTGATGAGGTCCTTGGTCAGTTGGCTGAAAGCGGCGACGTGGAGCCCGGCCAGCCGCTGCTTGTCGGAGGATGCGGTGGACATGTTCACGAACGCCGGCTTCACGGAACAATCGGGGGTAAAGCCGAAGGCGGCGTTAAATTCGGCCTCGGCGGCGGCCTTGCTCGTGCCGCCGGCCACCATCTTCCGGATGATGGTGCTGGAAGGGTCTATGGTCACATTCGAGCCGCCGGCCAGGCTGCCGCCTGCGATATAAGCGCTGAGCGTCCCCAGAACTACCGCCCTGCCGCTGGCCGTCTGGTCCGCCTCGTCGTCAAAGGTGCCGCTCGTGGCCTCAAAGACCAGATCATTGGCAAGGGCCGCCGTGGGGATGGCGATGGTGTACGATCCGTCGCCCGCCGTGATTGCCGGGCCCGCCACCACCGTCCCGGCAACCGTTGTTACCTTGACCTTCGCGCCGTTTGCCGGACCGGCCAGGACCGAGCCTGAGACCGTTGTCGTCGCCACAGGGGAACTGCCGCCACCCGAACCGCCGCCACAGCCGGACATGATGATGGCCATACACGGTAACAACAGAGTTTGCATACAACGCCGGAATGATCTCATTGCGCACTCCTTTGATCGGTTGTCTTGCGGGAAAATCGTTTGCAGGCTCTCTGCTCCGGGAGGATGATGATAAGTATATCTGTCTGCATCGCTTTGTGTCGTCAGGGTATGTCCGATATTTGCATCGGTGGGGGATTGCCGGGAACTCGGAATTTGTCCTATGGTCACTCCTGTTCCTCCCCCGGCGTCGAGATGCAAAAAACAGGGTGCGCCCCGTGATGGCGACGCACCCGTTCTGCTGTTACATCTTACAACCCGATGTTACCATTTGCCTGCTACCGGAGTATCTCCGGCAATGCCGAAATTGTAGATGACGTCTGTCGGCGGTGTCCACGTTCCAGTGCCGCTCACGTTCAGGAAGAACTGACCGGCTCTGAACACGCCGACCTTGGTTTTACCGGTACCGTTCCAGTCACCCGTTACCGGAGTGTCCCCTGACAATCCGAAATTATAGATGACGTCCGTTGGTGGGGTCCAGGTCCCGGTGCCGCTCACGTTCAGGAAGAACTGACCGTTTCTGAACACGCCGATCTTGGTTTTACCGGTGCCGTCCCAATCTCCGGTTACCGGAATATCCCCTGCCATGCCGAAATTGTAGACGGCATCTATGCCCGGATCAAACACGCCGTTGCCGTTCATGTCCAGGAACCATTGACCGTTTCTGAACACGCCGACCTTGGTTGTCCCGTTGCCGTTCCAGTCTCCGGCTACCGGGATATCTCCTGGGAGCCCGAAATTGTAGATGACGTCCGTTGGCGGGGTCCAGGTCCCGGTGCCGCTTACGTTCAGGAGAAATTGGCCGGCTCTGAACACGCCGATCTTGGTCTTCCCATTGTTGTTCCAGTCTCCGAACACCGGGACATCCCCCGCGATACCGAAGGAGTGCGTCGCATCAATGCCGCTGTCCCATGCTCCGTTGCCGTTCGAGTCCAGATACCACTCGTCGGTTGTGCTACGGAAGACGCCGATCTTGGTTGCCACTATGGGTGCCGCAGGCGGGGTCACCGTAACCGCCACGGGCGCGGAAACGGCCGTGGCTCCCAAGCTGTTAT
This window encodes:
- a CDS encoding peroxiredoxin family protein, coding for MRFARHCCLLLAMLVLAGCGDNLFPSGEDKRPPVQPGSTGPSVGQRAPDFSVSDTSGATVTLASALAARKGIVLYFTMWCPVCDSHMDSIRGTMPSYPAVGFYAVDYVSGSVADAAGSAAANGFAGSFQVLADTGHVLLNNYQATMGTTVVIDSTGIIRMSEDYQNGSRFDAVLAALP
- a CDS encoding ABC transporter substrate-binding protein, whose protein sequence is MKQGHARCLTVVAAFLAVLSLLFRPARSFAAPPASSPSFQEAFRQGERIYREGVLPSGKPLPATLKDGAAIPGTTYACVSCHLRSGLGSTDNGVVTPSINGAKLFKPFQAYSTPTNKAVPLPPSQVIEQTLKSHRSAQRRPVYTDATLAAAVRNGVDSAGRVLSDVMPRYILSDADMKSLIFYLRSLSSEYSPGVTDTTVHFATIVADDVGPGERNAMLAPLENFIRNKNQTNYRDPRQVGLMSRSAGYRSRIMADIEFMLRGIGIKKLALSRWVLKGPPGTWRDQLAEYYRKEPVFAILGGITTGEWQPVHQFCEENRIPCIFPITDYPVISPTDWYTLYLSKGYYLEGEGAARFLAAREELKGRPVIQVVRDTPEGRALSQGFLESWRDFEQKPPVTVTLKQGEALTGEFLQQEQARENPAAIILWDGPESLKALAAAADGKDRPAMVLASSTYLGSGLFSLDEKARGFTYLTYPYGMSRSPQDKVNTSPTMGVKKFNPEANAVATTRISQQSYILTLVLDTALWEMKGNYYRDNLLDAIGTIMDLDVPLYERLSFGPGQRYVSRECYIVRLSKSGLVKNSWGSGWTTR
- a CDS encoding nitrous oxide reductase accessory protein NosL encodes the protein MISRILVILTFAIGAFACLAAPAPAQDDIREHRSCTTCGMDRKAYGYSRMLIHYRDGGRAGVCSLHCAVTELDANKRRPVTSILVADRDTRLLIDAGKAIWVIGGRKRGVMTQRPKWAFGTEAAARSFIAANGGTTANWAEALAAAQGEIAPTSH